In Hippoglossus stenolepis isolate QCI-W04-F060 chromosome 21, HSTE1.2, whole genome shotgun sequence, one DNA window encodes the following:
- the si:dkey-21e13.3 gene encoding rap1 GTPase-GDP dissociation stimulator 1 encodes MGHSNVPLTYSCSRPQTDTCRSSGLKPYTVSCNDNLNNALGAIRVLGLELIEHELKPHLNTVLADIKEGKKGAAEQVVVSGILPILALSLRTRGPLTLLTAKLVAELAKESVVRKGFGDAGLVTALLSVLISTDQELLLHAARAISRMSYDSSKQQELLLRQGAVPRLVAILLRFPDKEPLEEVCLQALCSVSGMGVAEEAGMVWERGASVRPDESVFHGVSPHTCGFASSVILVRVSRWAPGQHAVNIEVFQRCSSSFWSLHGNQRTARWFPLSSWESCSNLYKMIKFPGGNVPWTKGLKTRMFHTFL; translated from the exons CTCCAACGTGCCTCTCACCTACAGCTGCTCTCGTCCACAGACGGACACATGCAGGTCCAGTGGACTGAAGCCGTACACGGTCAGCTGCAACG ACAACCTGAACAACGCATTAGGGGCCATCAGAGTCCTTGGTCTGGAGCTGATCGAGCACGAACTGAAACCACATCTGAACACGGTGCTGGCCGACATTAAGGAGGGAA AGAAAGGCGCTGCTGAGCAGGTGGTGGTCAGCGGGATCCTGCCGATCCTGGCTCTGTCTCTGAGGACCAGAGGGCCCCTCACTCTGCTGACGGCAAAACTAGTGGCTGAACTCGCCAAGGAAT CTGTGGTTCGTAAAGGTTTTGGCGACGCAGGCTTGGTTACGGCTCTGCTGTCGGTGTTGATCAGCACAGACCAGGAGCTGCTCCTTCACGCCGCGAGGGCCATCTCACGCATGTCGTACGACAGCT CGAAGCAGCAGGAGCTGTTACTGCGTCAAGGTGCGGTGCCTCGGCTCGTCGCCATCCTTCTTCGTTTCCCCGACAAGGAGCCTCTGGAGGAGGTTTGCCTTCAGGCCCTGTGCAGCGTCAGCGGCATGGGGGTGGCGGAGGAGGCCGGGATGGTCTGGGAGAGGGGAGCGTCCGTGAGGCCGGACGAGTCGGTGTTCCACGGCGTCTCTCCTCACACGTGTGGCTTTGCTTCTTCTGTGATCCTGGTGCGAGTGTCTCGATGGGCGCCGGGTCAACACGCGGTCAACATCGAGGTCTTCCagcgctgctcctcctctttctggAGCCTTCACGGGAACCAGCGGACTGCTCGCTGGTTCCCCCTCTCCAGTTGGGAGAGTTGTTCAAACCTGTACAAGATGATCAAGTTCCCAGGGGGGAATGTTCCTTGGACAAAAGGTCTGAAAACTCGCATGTTCCACACTTTTCTCTGA